Proteins found in one Alicyclobacillus cycloheptanicus genomic segment:
- a CDS encoding adenine phosphoribosyltransferase produces MNFESQIRDVPDFPQPGILFKDITPLLADGPTYRAAINELADFARQCGADVIVGPEARGYVVGAPLAYATGVGFVPVRKRGKLPWKTIGVEYALEYGTDRLEMHADAILPGQRVLLADDLLATGGTMGACAALVQQLGGVLAGAAFLIELSHLGGRAKLQGIEVKTLVQY; encoded by the coding sequence ATGAATTTTGAATCTCAAATTCGCGATGTTCCGGACTTTCCACAGCCCGGAATTTTATTCAAGGATATCACCCCGCTGCTTGCGGATGGACCGACGTACCGGGCAGCGATTAACGAATTGGCTGATTTTGCGAGACAGTGCGGCGCGGACGTCATCGTGGGCCCGGAAGCGCGCGGCTACGTCGTCGGCGCGCCGCTGGCGTACGCAACCGGCGTCGGCTTTGTGCCTGTCCGCAAACGGGGCAAGCTTCCGTGGAAGACGATTGGTGTGGAGTACGCGCTGGAATATGGGACCGACCGCTTGGAAATGCACGCGGACGCGATATTGCCCGGGCAAAGAGTGCTGCTTGCCGACGACTTGCTGGCAACCGGCGGAACGATGGGCGCGTGTGCGGCGTTGGTGCAACAGCTTGGCGGCGTACTCGCCGGAGCTGCGTTTCTCATCGAACTCAGCCACCTCGGCGGGCGCGCGAAACTACAAGGGATTGAAGTGAAGACGCTGGTCCAATATTAG